The DNA sequence CCTCGCGGTCCAGGGAATAGTAAACCCAGTACCCCTTTCTCTCGTCCCGTACCAGGCCGGCGGCCTTCAGCACCCGCAGGTGCTGAGACACCGCCGACTGGGTTATTTTCAGGGCGTCCGCCAGGGCATTGACGCTCATGGGCCCCTTTTTGAGCTGCTCGATGATCTCTATCCTCTTGTCCACGGAAAGCAGCCTGAACAGCTCAGCCGATTCCTTCACGCCTTCTCCTTTAAAGTTCCTGCTTATGTACTAATATAGTCCAGCCTTCTCGCCATGTCAACCCCCG is a window from the Nitrospirota bacterium genome containing:
- a CDS encoding metalloregulator ArsR/SmtB family transcription factor gives rise to the protein MKESAELFRLLSVDKRIEIIEQLKKGPMSVNALADALKITQSAVSQHLRVLKAAGLVRDERKGYWVYYSLDREALEKCRRRLNRICTCGCMEGKKKIQRVRVTRAS